A region of Tachyglossus aculeatus isolate mTacAcu1 chromosome X4, mTacAcu1.pri, whole genome shotgun sequence DNA encodes the following proteins:
- the LOC119947908 gene encoding olfactory receptor 2K2-like produces the protein MKRKNHTTWTFFFLEGFSSYPKLEIILFAFSLVMYLITLLGNTIIISISILDFYLHTPMYFFLSNLSFLDICYTSSSIPTLLVNLLAAHKKIFFKECAVQMYFSLAMGSTECVLLAVMAYDRYVAICKPLRYPIIMNMRVCVLMATGSWITGFFIAVLESTLALRLPLCGNIIDHFGCEILAVLKLACAKSLLMDTIIFVTSVLLLPVPMLLITVSYIFILTSILKINSAEGRNKAFSTCGAHLTVVILFYGAALSMYLKPSSANSQETDKIMSLLYGALTPMLNPIIYSLRNKEVKNAVKKMLLGKMICLRRRDLQFFDPLQISEVTLFHFIAILKLPSLDILVDALNVTLSAEFDFLGPMSLC, from the exons atgaaaagaaaaaatcaCACCACttggacatttttttttcttgagggCTTCTCTAGCTATCCAAAGCTTGAGATTATTCTCTTTGCATTCAGTCTCGTGATGTACCTGATAACGCTCCTGGGCAACACTATTATCATTTCAATCAGTATTCTAGATTTCTACCTTCATACTccgatgtacttcttcctcagtaacctcTCCTTCTTGGATATCTGCTACACTTCCTCCTCTATTCCTACCTTGCTGGTGAACTTACTGGCTGCACACAAAAAAATATTCTTCAAAGAATGTGCTGTGCAGATGTATTTCTCTCTGGCCATGGGGTCAACAGAATGTGTTCTTCTGGCTGTTATGGCATATGATAGGTACGTGGCCATATGTAAACCCTTGAGATACCCCATCATCATGAACATGAGGGTTTGTGTCCTGATGGCAACTGGGTCATGGATAACAGGTTTCTTCATTGCTGTACTGGAATCCACATTGGCACTGCGGTTACCTCTCTGTGGAAATATCATCGACCACTTCGGGTGTGAAATCCTTGCTGTGCTAAAGTTGGCCTGTGCCAAATCCTTGCTCATGGACACGATTATATTTGTGACCAGTGTACTTCTCCTTCCAGTTCCAATGCTCTTAATTACTGTGTCTTACATCTTCATCCTCACTAGTATCCTGAAAATCAATTCAGCTGAGGGAAGAAACAAAGCTTTTTCCACTTGTGGAGCCCATTTGACGGTGGTGATCTTATTTTATGGAGCTGCACTTTCCATGTACCTGAAGCCCTCATCGGCAAACTCACAAGAAACAGACAAAATCATGTCCTTGCTTTATGGTGCTTTGACCCCTATGCTGAATCCCATCATTTACAGTCTGAGGAATAAGGAAGTCAAAAATGCTGTGAAAAAGATGCTCCTGGGCAAAATGATCTGCCTACGAAGAAG agaccttcaattttttgaccccctccaaattTCTGAAGTCACCTTGTTCCACTTTATTGCCATACTCAAACTGCCTTCTCTTGACATACTTGTTGATGCCCTCAATGTCACCCTCTCTGCTGAATTCGACTTCCTTGGTCCCATGTCCCTTTGCTGA
- the LOC119947906 gene encoding olfactory receptor 13D1-like, which translates to MVGTNQTTMTEFFLLGFSNYPNLEIALFLLCLPIFLVILLGNIILIVINVLDSHLHTPMYFFLSNLSLLDICFTSSFFPLMLVNFLSAQKTIFFFGCTVQMFASLAMGSTECILLAMMAYDRYVAICNPLRYPIIMNKRLCVSMTTGSWVLGCFNSLLQTVLVLKLPFCGQNTIDHFACEILAVLKLMCADISLNELTLMIGSVTIVFTPLLLICVSYVCILSSILRITSAKGRHKAFSACSAHLGVVLLFYGASLFMYMKPKKKDVAISDEVISLSYGAVTPMLNPIIYSLRNKEVKEAVRKLLSHSLYS; encoded by the coding sequence ATGGTTGGTACAAATCAGACCACCATGACAGAATTCTTTCTCCTGGGATTCTCCAATTACCCAAACCTCGAGATTGCTCTCTTCCTGCTCTGCTTGCCGATTTTCCTAGTAATTTTGCTGGGAAACATTATCCTCATTGTCATCAATGTGCTGGATTCccaccttcacacccccatgtacttctttctcagtaaCCTCTCTCTTCTGGATATTTGCTTCACATCTTCCTTTTTCCCTCTAATGTTGGTGAACTTCTTATCTGCCCAAAAAACGATTTTCTTCTTTGGATGTACAGTGCAAATGTTTGCGAGCCTCGCAATGGGGTCAACAGAGTGTATTCTTCTGGCcatgatggcctatgaccgctatgtaGCCATCTGTAATCCCCTGAGGTATCCCATCATTATGAACAAGAGACTTTGCGTGTCAATGACAACTGGATCCTGGGTGTTGGGCTGTTTCAATTCTCTGCTGCAAACAGTCCTTGTGCTCAAGTTGCCTTTTTGTGGGCAAAACACCATTGACCATTTTGCTTGTGAAATCCTGGCCGTTCTGAAGCTGATGTGTGCCGACATCTCCCTCAATGAGTTGACACTGATGATCGGCTCTGTAACaattgtattcaccccactcctgtTGATTTGTGTTTCCTATGTGTGCATCCTCTCCAGCATCTTGAGAATCACCTCAGCAAAAGGGAGGCACAAAGCCTTTTCCGCCTGCTCAGCTCACCTGGGGGTTGTACTCTTATTTTATGGAGCGTCCCTTTTCATGTACATGAAGCCCAAGAAAAAAGATGTAGCCATTTCAGACGAAGTCATTTCTCTTTCTTATGGTGCAGTGACTCCCATGCTCAATCCcatcatttacagcctgaggaacaaggaggtGAAAGAGGCTGTAAGAAAACTGCTGAGTCACAGTCTGTACTCCTGA
- the LOC119947907 gene encoding olfactory receptor 13C7-like, producing the protein MGKPNQSTVTEFLLLGFSSDPKLELLLFLLVLLMYLVILLGNVVLIIATIFDSHLHTPMYFFLSNLSFLDICYTTSSVPLILDGFLTPKKTISFPVCAVQMFFSFAMGATECILLSMMAFDRYIAICHPLRYSVIMNKAVYVSMAAGSWIAGYIDSIVQTSLAMSIPFCEVTTIDHFVCEILAILKLACGDISINVISMVISNMIYIAVPVLFIFVSYVFIIFNIWKLPSAEGKHKALSTCSAHLTVVIIFYGTIFFMYKKPKSQDSLRIDKQDVVDKLISLFYGVVSPMLNPLIYSLRNKEVKTALKYMMSKKLFNA; encoded by the coding sequence ATGGGAaagcccaatcaatcaacggtgACAGAATTTCTTCTGCTGGGATTTTCTAGCGACCCCAAActtgaactccttctcttcttgCTGGTTTTACTGATGTACCTGGTAATCCTTCTGGGCAATGTGGTTCTCATTATAGCGACCATCTTCGACTCCCACCttcacacccctatgtactttttcctcagtaaCCTCTCCTTTCTGGACATCTGCTACACAACCTCTTCTGTCCCTCTAATTCTCGACGGGTTCTTAACACCAAAAAAGACCATTTCGTTTCCTGTCTGTGCAGTGCAAATGTTTTTCTCTTTTGCAATGGGAGCTACGGAGTGTATCCTCTTGAGCATGATGGCATTTGACCGCTATATAGCTATCTGCCATCCCCTGAGATACTCTGTCATCATGAACAAGGCTGTGTATGTGTCGATGGCGGCAGGATCCTGGATAGCTGGCTACATTGACTCCATAGTGCAAACTTCTCTTGCCATGAGTATACCGTTTTGTGAGGTGACCACCATCGATCATTTCGTTTGTGAAATCCTGGCTATCCTGAAGCTTGCCTGTGGTGACATTTCGATCAATGTGATAAGCATGGTGATTTCTAATATGATTTATATAGCTGTTCCAGTGCTGTTCATTTTTGTTTCCTATGTGTTCATTATCTTCAACATCTGGAAACTCCCTTCTGCTGAGGGGAAACACAAAGCCTTGTCCACCTGCTCAGCCCACCTGACTGTGGTGATTATATTCTATGGGACCATCTTCTTCATGTACAAGAAACCCAAGTCTCAAGACTCTCTTCGAATAGACAAACAGGACGTGGTGGATAAACTCATTTCCTTGTTCTATGGTGTGGTATCTCCTATGCTCAATCCCTTAATCTACAGTCTGAGAAACAAGGAAGTGAAAACAGCGCTGAAATATATGATGAGTAAAAAACTCTTCAATGCATGA